The genomic segment AATACAAGGCATTTGGATGGATAACTTTTGGTTGGACTTTTAATTCACATGCTTACATACTCAAGTATTATCACCTCCTCGTCATTGTTTTATACCTGTCTTTATAAAGCAGTTTAAAATTCACTTGAGGAATGGATATTAGTTGGAGTGTCTGCTATTAGTAACGCTGTATTAAAGATAGCCTGGGGTGAGAGATGCAAAATTTATTCATACAGCATCGGGAAGGTTtctgattttaattaattagtCTTTAGCACTTATTAGCAGACACTCCTTTGAAGAATTTACCACATGTGTTGAGAAGTGGTTTTATTATGTTGGTAATGGGGACAAGGATATCTTGAAAATACTTTTCCCGGGATATATTCTAAATCAGTATATAAGCTGCTGAAATGTAGTTATTCAGGAAGTGACAAACTCCAAGTTTGAGAGTCAGAGGAACACCAACTGAACTTCTCCTTGCAAGGCACAAGGTCATGAAACCATCTGGGACTGCAGTACAGTACAAAAGCAAATCCCTTGTCAGTATGGCCAGGAAATACACAAACTGCCTGTAAAGTGAGAGGCTGCAAGAATAGCAGTTGGGGAAAATTCTCTTTTATACAGGATGATGAAGCAGAAGTTCAGCAATatcaggggaaggaaaaaaacaaaaccaaagatcCAACTGCACTGAGGGGATTgcttataataataataataatttgttcCTAAAGAACTTTTGTTCTCTGCTTGCTGCATAGATCTTGTTCTCAGATTTTCAGTCTTAGCATTGTTTCTCTTGTTGCAGAGGAGGGTAGAATCTGACTCCAGACCACTTTTGTAGTTTGGGctaatttcataaaaatcattATCCATCAATGTGTGCTGAGGATCCTTTTTAACAGGAGGGGATATTATTAAGTACTTCACAggactaataataataatataattaatataataaaatatattatatatacaataataaaaatgttatgtattagctttttctttcttaaagcTTTACACTTACAAGCATTTAAGAGCCAGCTCTTGACCCTCTATACCACAAGATCTACTACCAAAAGAAGTTGAGTTACAGCATTCAGATTTTAGTTTGTTTCTCAGCAACCAAGGGCCACAGGTCAGGTTTTAATAATACCTTTCATCTGCTTCAAACCATAATTTCAAAAGGCTTTCTAGGGAGtactttaaaagctttttaaacCTGCTTTGACCTGAGgtcaaaatttcttttttttttttttttttttttttatttagccAGTTTTCTTTCAACCTGAAAATCTGCTGTGGCAGTCTTCCCTGTTTATGATTCTTGTGATTGGAGCTATTaaagaaaagccaaaattcTTAAAGCATAAAACACATGGATCATATTTCATCAGCATTTTCCTATAAAACGGTAAATGTGGGCTTGGGTATCCTTAGATTTGGTATCAGTTTTTCACCTTGATTAATAGAATAATATGTAAACTAAGAAATGCATAGGTCTGGGTAATTGCCAAGAATTGTTTTTTGAATCTGACTGCCTAAGAAAAGCAGTCATTTTTGGAGTCAGTGCTCAAACACATCCAGGTGGGATACAAGCTCAGCAGCAAATCTCAGGGACAAATATCTGTTAAATCACCCTCCTAACCCTTTGTGCAAGAATGTGCACTTGAAATGGAATTGTAAAGGTCTTCTACATCTTGCTGATGCTGCAAAGATGATTTTTCTGTGCAGCTTCTGCCAccttccctgcagtgctggcagaTGTGAGCTGTACCCTGGGCACCCCAGGGCCCTGCACGAGCTGAGAGATTTTATAGCAGCAAACAGAATGTCAGAGGCTTGGAAATACCAAAGTTTTGACTGTGTTGGAGGAAGCTCAGCCAGAAGTCCAGTAAAGTCACTGCTACTTAAcagaggggtttgggattttgattaaaaatggTGAAACATAAGTACAAACCCTTAACACGATGTCTGCGCTCAGTTTTTTTCATCATAAGGAAATTCCCTTAACCTACCTTAGAAGTCTtcaaaatttttattctgtttttgtAATGATTGAGCTCAAGCTGGAGAGATACAAAATATAAGGAAGTTAATGCAGAGGGGGAATATTTTCATGATACTACTAGAGAACAAATATTTTATCTCATACAATATTAAAAGCTTCACTGGGGAGACCATTCATGAGCATTGAGTTTATCCACCAGAGTAAAACTGGCCACAGATCCAAACAGAAAGATGAACTCGAGTAGACAGCAGTACCCTGGAGTGGAAAACTGGCATCATTTACTACAGCATGGCAGAGAGGAAGCTGTAGTAACATACACAGACACTTCTTCCTCTTTAATTTAAACCATTTCTAGTCACAACAGACTGTTTTGGCTAGACTGTGAACTTCAAGTGCAATTGAAGAAAATCATTAGATAAATACTATTCTAGTGGAATAAATATAATTGATTTGGGACAATTACATCTTTTGACCCAAGCCAATGAGTGATTTCACCATGTTCAGAAATAACTTGGAAGATCACAGCTTTTCAGTAAGTTACCAGTTGAACAACATAGTGAAAACACTCTTTTACAGgacatttcttttaaagaattGTCCTCATGGattctgttttctgtggaaTTGCAGTTTCCCACATAATAGGTTACTTTTTACAATTCATTTGTTTCTAAGGAGTCCTTAGTTCCCTATTTGCAAGTAAATGGATGTAGGGCTCCGATTTGCTTTGCTCTTTAGGGATATAAGCTAGAGTTGTGATGCCTGTAAGTCTTTAGCTGTGGACATATTAATTACCCAAATGTAATTTAAATGGATGTTTATTTTCTAGCCACTCTCAACCATTGGTTAAAGACAGAAAAGTTAAAGAGAAGTTTTCAAGTCACATTTTTTACTACAGGTTGCTAGGCAGGCCATAGTGCCTGTTTTTTGATAAGCACGGTCTTTAGGTAGGTTTTCTTTTCAATGAACATAAAATTCTACCCCCTTACACATTCCTCATCTTGGATATTTCTAGTTCACTTAGTAAGAGCAAAGTCAGTTTAGAAAAACACAACAACTTACCCAAAAATAGTTGcaattttctgaaatatctgGTCTGTGCGAGTGTCATAGTTCACCTGCCTTTGGACTCATCTCACTCCTAACTCTTTGtcagaaaatgaacaaataaaggCCATTCTCAGGAGAGAAATTTGAAAGGTACTCCCTCTTCCTGCCTATCCTCTCTTATATGCTGTGGGCTGTGTTGGTCAGGTTCCCCCAGGCCACAGGTGCATCTCCAAATCAGTTGCTGATCGCACTCATCTGAAGGGAATTTGTGTTGTGAGGGTTGATGGCTGTCAGTGCATCCTAGGGAGGCACAGTTCTTACAGCTGTTCtttaaatgataaaattttcccattttcagtAGCACCTTCATGGGTTTCTTAAAGCCTGAAAGGTGCTTGGAAGGATGCTCTGGAATTCCATTCATTTTTACACACAAATTAACTCCTTCTTGTTTTATTGTTGGCTAATGCAGCCATTGCTGACGTGCCTTCAACATTCCTGTGACACAGGGAATGTTTTTTGGGAACTGGCATTTTCTTTTAGCCTTTTACATGTGATTCATTCTGTGATAGTTTTTATCTTCAGTGATGTGTTTCCCAGGATGCAGCATAAAGTCTGTCTGTATACTAAGATTATACAGATTGTCACGGTTAAATCTACCCAGGCCTCAGTAGCTGTCAGTATTTACAAATAAACACCCTCGATTCTCACTAAGATACCCTGCTTTACTCTTTCCTCATGAGTTATTTCATTATTAGTTTATGTGTTTAAATTATCTTTAGGCACTTAGCACCACTGAATCATCTCCTGTACTCTCCAAGAGTCAGATTTTGCACAGAAGTGTGAAAGCCTTGTCCAAAAGCAGCATCGTAATGTTCTGTTCCCAGGCTCCCATGAAGAAGTGTAAGTCAGCCAAGAGTGGCAGGTCTAACTAAACCACTCATTTCAGGCCTATCCCTTCAAATCTTGGGCTACTTCTGAAGTGATCCATTGTTCCTTGTATCATCCAGCAACTCCCAGAGACAGCTCTGGACAGGTCACAACTCAGGAACTTCTATTAGAGTAGAAATATCTGTTACAAAAACTGCTTTCTCCAGAGCACAGATTTGTGTTCCCCATGCAATCACAGTAGTGATCTGTCTTGATGCACTCTTAAGTCATTTTAATTAAAGGAAGTTTACAAGTAACTTTGGTGTTTCTCTGTTCCACCTGACAGTGCTGATTGACAAAGACCAGTCTCCTAAATGGAAGCCAGCTGCTCTAGAAGAAGTCAGCGATGGATTTGTGGACAACTGTTTTAAACCACTGGGAAATGACGATCTCAAGCTGTAAAGATCAAACCTACTGACATCTTACGTATCTGCTTAGTTCTGTGGTATAAAATTTAATAGTAATATGATCAGTTGGACAAGACTTTTTTAGCTAGCCTGAGATTCccaaggctttttttgtttttgcttttgtttctggttttttgttttgttttgttttgtttttgcagtcGGGAACATTCTCtgtaatgagaaaataattgtaTCTCTGCTtaataatgggaaaaatcacTTTCAGGCAAATTCATTTTTACTGCTTTACACAGTgattaacatttaatttttttgcatcaGCTCTTAGTTCAGGAGGAGCCCTTGGGGAAAAGAGCACAGTTAAGGGGTGACCTAATCAGCAGAAAGTCAAGAGACCTTTTGTGTTCTTGACTCTGTCACTGATCTGGTAAATTTGGATTGTGCCGCAGGTTCTTCTGCgtacaatgaaaataaaatatggttAAACCTTTAATGCAGTCAGAGCTACAAAGGAAAATGCAAGACAGAATCCGTGGTGTTAAATatccttttaaataaaagctcAGACTGATACAGTATTAGTCTGAGAACAAGAAATTGTTCTATTGATTTAACGTTTGTTCATTTTTCAGCCTTGCTGTGTAAACATTGTTTCAAATGTGATAATGTTGCCAGAGCctaaagcacatttctctttgcttgcatagcccattttttaaaatgtcattatgtCTGATTCAACTGCATAATGAGTATTTCATGATGTCAGAAAATTGCTGGTTTTTCTTGGTCCTACAGTGGTAAAGAAACAAGTGCCTCAAACCTTGCTGTGAGCACCAAGCAGCACGTTTCCAGTGCATTCAAGGTGGCAGGGTTCTGATGCTGATAATACATGAAGTTACACAACACAACCAGAACCCCTTGATACACATATTTGTGggagggaaattattttttctattgtGTATGCGACAGACAGCTACTAATCTTCAACATTACGCCTTCTTTTTTATGCTCCATCAGATCACGTAGCAGTGTATCTTCCTACTTACTTCTACACTTACAGGCAGGTCACAAGTGCAAATTTTGGCTTCTCTGAAGACCAaaggaagaaaacttctgtttgaATGCTGTAGTCAGTAACCATCACTGGGGAGTCAAaaagagctgcagcagaaccATTGCAGTTTTCAACATTGGGCAGTTCTTATTACCAACAGCAATGGTCTGCAATGGATCAAGGCTCCTTCCTTTCTAGGAGCTGTTGCCTGGAAACAAAGTCCAGGAAATTCATGCATCAAGGTGAACTACCAAGAGTGACATTCAAAAAATCAGAGGTGAGCAAATGGAGAGCtaaatcaagaaaaaatggCACCTTGCTTTGGCACTAGAGTCTTGTAAGATAAAATGGTTAAAATTTCAGCTGTGAGTGAAGTATGTTACCATGGACATACTTGTTATGAGACTGTCCTTGAGTTTAGTTCCAAAAGTAATTGAGATTTCATTATTACCTCTAGAGTAATTCTGAAAGTAACAGGTAACTTTCTACCTCAAGCCAGTCCCATAAGAAGTGCAAACCTCTCCctgtattatttaaaatttttatatgttttacaTTCATAAACAATcgctatttttaatttcttttaaagattggttaattccattatttttgtATAAAAGAAGCAGTCTTCAGCCAGCTATATTAAATGAAGAACACAATAATTCCCAGGGAGCACAGATCATGGCTCCTCTGATTGTAAATGACGTACAAGATTTTAGGAAGAACATACTTTGGATTAATAAACTTTGACTTGCATTTTCAGTTGCTTCCAAAATTTATGTGAACAGGAATTATCCCAAGATCAAGGTAACGAGATCCTGTCCAGTCTGTGCAATcttatgttttttttcaaataaaaggcATACAAGCAGATGGTAAGTTGAATTTTATTTGGTccacaagaaaatattttccacaaaaaatattgtaaaaatatATTGTAGTGTGTCTTATTTGGGAATACTGATGTGCCTTACTCCAGAAACATCACCTTTACAAAGTTGTGCTGCAGTTAATGTATTTTGAACCATTATTAGAATATCAAGTCAGTCACATCATATGCACTCAGATTTATCTTGTTTCCTGgagaaaatataaagcaaatgtatttttaactcCTAAATAGAAGTAAACAGTTTTGCAGAGTATGCCAGTCCCAAACTGGAGTGCCTTTATTACACAAAATCAAGTCAATGAATCAATGGCAAGTTAGCTGGAAACCCACTGTCAGTGGCTCTGTGAAACTCTAGCACAGCTTAGCATAAATTTATTCAGGTGAAGAAGtctttatttttacaatatATTAGAATTGTGCCTATTAAATgtacagcagagctctggagagAGATCTCCCTCAATCTCTTACCAGACTGTAGCACtgaacagatttattttctattaaggGTAAGTGCATTATTTATAAGGACAGCTTCCTGTAAAAGAGATGATTTTCCTGGTGAGAAGCTGTCTCCCTGTTGTTTGCAAGCTTGTTTGCTTTCCATTTGCTGTGTGCCGTCCCTGAAGTGCCAGTGTCACGGAAAGCATCGTAAAGCAGCTGGAATTGCACTTGGGGCCATGCTGAAGCTGCTGGAATCTTCAGGCACCAGTGAGGGCCAAGGTTGGTGGCTGCAGGTGAGGGACTGGTTGGGCCACCAAGCAGCTGGTGCTGAGTCACCCCGTGGGCAGCTCTcggggcaggcagggcagggcagggcaggcaccccacacagcagctcctccccaggGGAGCAGTCCTGGGCATGGTCAGTGTGCCTGGGtcacctcctctggggaaattcCGAGTGCTGATCACAGCAGATGCTGTGGTGGAACCTGCGGCTGTTGGGTAACTCTGCCTGCTGTTGGACCGGGTGGTGGCAGCCTGCCAACGGGGAGCTGCTTTCAGAAGTGCATCTGATATTCCTGAAGAGTGTCAGATGCTAAGGCTACATCCAGAGGAAGGGTTTGAGACATGGCAACAGGAAGCACTGCAACACCCCACTGCCTGTGGCAACCGCCAGGGTGCCTTGTAAAAGGGTGGGGCAGATCCACCTCGAGGTGCTCTGACAGTGAGCGCAGTTTTCTACCTGCTCCTCACCTGTCTGGCCAACACTGGCTGTGGAGCTTTGgctttttgtttaatttctgtaGTTACAAGTGTTAACATTCTCGAGCCCACACTCATGGTAGAAAGGTTggcccttttttcttttttgtcataAAGCTTTATTTTATCTAGAGTaagaacaggattttttttttaatactgtggTTAAGCAATATCAAATTGATATGTACTGACTTGATCAGGGTTTTGGCTTCCTTTGCTTTCTAACTCACACTAATATATGGAGGTATTTTAGAGCAAACAGAGTATGACCTAATGTCTTATATGCTGTAGATCTTGAAGGAACATCACTGTTAGCAGGAGAATTTAAGTGAACCATAAACCTTAGTCCCACTTTGCACAGGGCTTTGAAGATGACTACGTAACTTCAAAGACGATGACATTACAGCATAAGCTGATTTTGTTCCCTTTTCCAGCAAAGGCCTGAGAACAGCCGTAATAGCAGGTCACTGGGAATCCAGTCTGATTACTTGGATTTAATGGCAGCCTTGTGCTGTGTCACAGAGaagcatttttcaccctttatTCCTGATAAAACCACATCCTCGTATAGGTGAATTTCAAATACCTAAATTTGTGTCACAACATTTGCAAAACAGCTCAATTCATAGACTGTCACATCAGAGAATGAACTAAAACCAGCATTTGACATGGTCCTCTTTCTGCTTGCTTCCCATTGCTTGAAAAATCATGCTTTGGATCATTTACTAGAACTATGTGtaccttttaaaaatagtaacaGCTTTAGCCAGTATGGAAAGCATTTCtctataaaatgaaaacaaaatggaaagcaTTTTGATCTAGGAAAAAACCTGTATCTTTTAAACTGGGCATCACAGAAACAGGAACAAACAGGTGGTAAAAGCCAAGCTGTTAGAAGGCCTTCACTTTGTATAAAACATCAGCAACATTGTACCTTTGGGATGAATAGGAACAATCCATGGGTGTCCTGATCTGTGGAATGCCAGCTGTGAGTGCAGTGGCTCAGGCTGCGAATCCTGGGCAAGCAGGGAGCAGCGTGTGGATGCACTGGGGAAGAAATGCAGCCTTTGAACTCTGGCCTAAGGCTTAGTCCCTAACTCTGCATTCAGAGcactgctcagggctggggctcCTGTGACTCCTGCTGGCATTGCCATGAACAGGTTCTCCAACGGGGAAGCAGCAGCCTGCAGAAGCGGAAGACATCCTGTCCCAAGGGTGGTACTTCAGAGAGGAATTTCAGCGTAATGCAGCCACAGTTCCCATGAAACAAATTGTCCTAAAGCATTGCCACGCCTTTAAATGTTCCTTTCACTAGTTACCATCAGTAGTTTTTGCACATCTTTCTGGGTTACagtaaaacaacaaaaccaaatccTCCCAAACCAGCACCctaacacaaaaaaaccccaaacaaaatcaaaaaaccaaacagctttAGTCTGAACACAGCAACCAGATGTCATTAACCTGTCTTACTGCAGGGTTTTAGAGACAAGCTTTCATGCATTTACAGAAGCATCTGTTAATGATAATGCGCTGCTTATCAACACGGGCATGTTTCTCACTGGTTCACTTCAATGGAAGGTAAATAGCATCATCATCCAAATGGCTCCCTGAATACTACTGGGGTTTACATAGCACTCTCATCACCTTCATTATCTTGTGGTTTTACAGATCTAGTCAGGTCATAGAATCAAAAGTAAAATTCATGATAGCAGTAACCTTTGCTACATGCAGACCTTGATTTCACTTtagcaaaatgcagaaaaattcaCCAAGTATGGAGAGTTCATCTCACCTACAGACCACTGATTTTTAATGCAGAACATGGAAATAATCCATGTTTTGTCCTCTGTGGCAGTGTTTGTAGAGGTGCAGGGCAGCCACAGTCTTCTCATCCTCTTTTTAATGCTAACTTCTGGTCACATCCAACAGATACAAAGACAGAATATACTCAACATACAGCTGACAACGAATGACACTTGATGAGCGGGTTCTACTGGGATCCAGTTAGTTTGTTACCAACCTATGTTAAAAGGCAAATTCTctcaggctctccctgcagACACCTCCCCGCAGGGATGCTCCGAGGACAGCTGGGGGTGCTTTATCTGCGCCAGCAGCCCGCACAGAGCGCTCCCGGACGGGCCAGGCTCCGGCAGGGCTCAGGGCACGTCGCTCTCGATGAAGGGGATGTCGCTGTACTTGCTCTCGGTCACTGCCCACTGCTTGACCGCCTGCTCCAGGATCTCGCGCGACAGCCGGTGCGCGTAGTCCAGCACGATGGTGCTCGAGGGGCCCTTCTCCTCCGCCTTCACCACCAGCAGT from the Poecile atricapillus isolate bPoeAtr1 chromosome 5, bPoeAtr1.hap1, whole genome shotgun sequence genome contains:
- the C5H2orf88 gene encoding small membrane A-kinase anchor protein isoform X2: MGCIKSKAAFQGSNTVQDEKIGGGGEGCTGEKSSLLVVKAEEKGPSSTIVLDYAHRLSREILEQAVKQWAVTESKYSDIPFIESDVP